A genomic window from Triticum urartu cultivar G1812 chromosome 7, Tu2.1, whole genome shotgun sequence includes:
- the LOC125518607 gene encoding uncharacterized protein LOC125518607, producing MDKSWMDHARHTKTYIEGVKQFIQFAFTNSARGSKILCPCKICVNCAWKESSVVYEHLVCDGFLEGYKKWLYHGEGPLCLPQRCEPVKFQNDEVEDEDIFEVLDEIPEMLEDIGHEFGEVGDGGGNDGDLREDGSDPNIEAFHQLLDDAGQQLYPGCTSFSKLHFVVRLLHTKFLGGWSDKSFNILLELLNKAFPGDSPLPKNFHEAKKMIKCLGLGYVNIHACENDCILFRKQYANADQCPICKTSRWKSEKKSLDGKRVHQVPRKVLRYFPIKKRLQRLFISKKSATDARWHDEGRIRDGLVRHPADSPAWKHFDVTHPKFAEDSRNMSISA from the exons ATGGACAAGAGTTGGATGGATCATGCTAG GCATACAAAAACGTATATTGAAGGGGTCAAACAATTTATACAATTTGCATTTACCAATTCTGCTAGAGGGAGCAAGATATTATGTCCTTGTAAAATCTGTGTGAACTGTGCATGGAAGGAATCTAGTGTTGTCTATGAGCACTTAGTATGCGATGGGTTCTTGGAAGGGTATAAAAAATGGTTGTATCATGGGGAGGGACCGTTATGCCTTCCACAACGGTGCGAGCCTGTCAAGTTTcaaaacgacgaggttgaagatgAGGACATATTTGAGGTACTTGATGAGATACCTGAAATGCTTGAAGATATAGGACATGAATTTGGTGAAGTTGGGGATGGTGGTGGGAATGATGGTGACCTAAGGGAGGATGGAAGTGATCCAAATATAGAGGCCTTTCACCAATTATTAGATGATGCAGGGCAACAACTTTATCCTGGGTGCACAAGCTTCTCAAAGCTACACTTTGTAGTTAGATTACTCCACACCAAATTTCTTGGGGGTTGGAGTGATAAGAGTTTTAACATATTGCTCGAGCTGCTTAATAAGGCCTTTCCAGGGGACTCGCCACTTCCTAAGAACTTTCATGAAGCAAAGAAGATGATAAAATGCCTTGGACTAGGTTATGTTAATATACATGCATGTGAGAATGATTGCATATTATTTCGAAAGCAATATGCAAATGCAGACCAATGCCCTATATGCAAAACTTCTCGGTGGAAATCTGAAAAGAAGAGCCTTGATGGGAAACGTGTACACCAAGTACCAAGAAAGGTTCTTCGTTATTTTCCAATAAAGAAGAGGCTTCAGCGGCTGTTCATATCAAAGAAGAGTGCAACAGATGCAAGATGGCATGATGAAGGACGCATAAGAGATGGTTTAGTGAGGCATCCTGCAGATTCTCCTGCATGGAAACATTTTGATGTGACACATCCAAAATTTGCTGAAGATAGTCGCAACATGTCTATTTCAGCCTGA
- the LOC125518609 gene encoding proline-rich receptor-like protein kinase PERK2 — protein MMYRSMHLPGIWKLGPKSARGKSRENEKLEDTGSPPWPFPLLFPLLHTLHLKKNTCRRSPSLSSRPHCISPSPPNPSTAAPPSTHHCRAPIPCIDPPPPPLRQPGAAAPIPCIHPSPSSPASSHRRRTCIDPPASTPSPASTRRRPHPLHRPTAAPIPCIDPPPPPLRRPGAAAPIPCIHPSPSSPASSHRRRTCIDPPPSTPSPASTRRRPHPLHRPTAAPIPCIDPPPPPLRRPGAAAPIPCIHPSPSSPASSHRRRTCIDPPPPTPSPASTRSRPHPLHRPTAAPIPCIDPAPPPLHPPSTAAPILFIHTAGASLIQPAAPASTQNHRPHPLYPRHRRIPQSSRTHQHHAIQRRRPIASITPHSCPSV, from the exons ATGATGTATAGGTCAATGCATCTGCCGGGAATATGGAAGCTAG GCCCAAAAAGCGCGCGAGGCAAGTCGCGGGAGAATGAAAAATTAGAAGACACTGGAAGCCCACCGTGGCCTTTTCccctcctctttccccttctccaCACACTTCATCTCAAAAAAAACACATGTCGACGCTCTCCCTCCCTCAGCAGCCGCCCGCACTGCATCTCGCCGTCGCCGCCAAACCCTAGCACCGCCGCCCCTCCATCGACCCACCACTGCCGCGCCCCCATCCCCTGCATcgatccaccgccgccgcccctgcgTCAACCCGGCGCTGCCGCCCCTATCCCCTGCATCCACCCGTCGCCTTCATCCCCTGCATCGAGCCACCGCCGCCGAACCTGCATCGACCCACCGGCGTCGACCCCATCCCCTGCATCGACCCGGCGCCGACCCCATCCCCTCCATCGACCCACCGCCGCCCCCATCCCCTGCATCgacccaccgccgccgcccctgcgTCGACCCGGCGCTGCCGCCCCTATCCCCTGCATCCACCCGTCGCCTTCATCCCCTGCATCGAGCCACCGCCGCCGAACCTGCATCGACCCACCGCCGTCGACCCCATCCCCTGCATCGACCCGGCGCCGACCCCATCCCCTGCATCGACCCACCGCCGCCCCCATCCCCTGCATCgacccaccgccgccgcccctgcgTCGACCCGGCGCTGCCGCCCCTATCCCCTGCATCCACCCGTCGCCTTCATCCCCTGCATCGAGCCACCGCCGCCGAACCTGCATCGACCCACCGCCGCCGACCCCATCCCCTGCATCGACCCGGAGCCGACCCCATCCCCTGCATCGACCCACCGCCGCCCCCATCCCCTGCATCgacccggcgccgccgcccctgcATCCACCTAGCACCGCCGCCCCCATCCTCTTCATCCACACCGCAGGAGCATCCCTAATCCAGCCCGCCGCCCCTGCATCCACCCAgaaccaccgcccccatcctctTTATCCACGCCACAGGAGAATCCCCCAATCCAGCCGGACGCACCAGCATCACGCAatccagcgccgccgccccatCGCCTCCATCACCCCACATAGTTGTCCCAGTGTATAG